A window of the Isosphaera pallida ATCC 43644 genome harbors these coding sequences:
- a CDS encoding class I SAM-dependent methyltransferase, translating to MHDQKHQQRNKHTCDRYDDPRAWPSWRLPEGTDRGLWEYVHSDEIARTEFDLFRDDPLCRTDEAILMEWTPKSPGRVLDLGCGAGRHSLLLAANGFEVVAVDLSQPLLREVKRRTYDAGLARRIAPLRANLRRLECLADASFDLAVCLFSTLGMVRGADHRAAVVRQVARLLKPDGSLILHAHNLWLNLRVPGGRRWLLGQLGSALAGNPYWGDRSACYRGVANVVVHLFTWGELVGLLRSAGLRVVRKLPLHEATARPIPAPWLFPHIRAGGWILQARRSNQN from the coding sequence ATGCATGACCAAAAACACCAACAGCGTAATAAACATACATGCGATCGCTACGACGATCCCCGCGCCTGGCCGTCCTGGCGTTTGCCCGAAGGCACCGATCGGGGCCTTTGGGAGTACGTCCACTCCGACGAGATCGCCCGCACCGAGTTCGACCTGTTCCGCGATGATCCGCTCTGCCGCACTGATGAGGCGATCCTGATGGAATGGACTCCAAAGAGTCCGGGGCGAGTCTTGGATTTGGGTTGCGGCGCGGGTCGCCACAGTCTGCTGCTGGCCGCGAACGGCTTCGAGGTGGTGGCCGTCGATCTATCCCAACCGTTATTGCGCGAGGTCAAACGGCGGACCTACGACGCGGGACTGGCCAGACGGATCGCTCCGCTACGGGCCAACCTTCGCCGTCTGGAATGCCTGGCCGACGCCTCGTTCGATCTGGCGGTCTGCCTGTTCAGCACCCTGGGCATGGTTCGCGGAGCCGATCACCGCGCGGCGGTGGTCCGACAAGTGGCCCGATTGCTCAAGCCGGACGGCTCGTTGATTCTTCATGCCCATAACCTTTGGCTCAATCTGCGGGTGCCGGGAGGTCGTCGCTGGTTGCTTGGCCAACTGGGTTCCGCTTTGGCCGGCAATCCCTATTGGGGGGATCGTTCCGCGTGTTACCGCGGCGTCGCCAACGTCGTTGTGCATCTTTTCACTTGGGGCGAACTGGTTGGCTTGCTGCGGAGCGCGGGTCTTCGGGTCGTTCGCAAACTACCGCTGCACGAGGCGACCGCGCGACCTATCCCCGCTCCTTGGTTGTTCCCCCACATCCGAGCCGGCGGATGGATTCTCCAAGCCCGACGATCGAACCAAAACTAG
- a CDS encoding lysophospholipid acyltransferase family protein, whose amino-acid sequence MGALVVRRASVGPQTFDPRRIPFPPEDAVGPAAACLWWINWLYCRLMHRLVVVNPCPLPHSGPALLICNHTCGIDPFLLQAACRRVLGFMVAREFAEPWWARPIIRMVGGIPVRRDGSDLAAAREAIRALKRGRVVPIFPEGRILPLSGKELLEARPGAAFVALKAGVLVIPAYLRGTPPTNNVFRAFVTPSRAELRFGPPILADQLREGLDPNRRERDQLNEVARRLMSAIDDLRRQAWGDTLDSNPNSTFPPGLS is encoded by the coding sequence GTGGGTGCCCTGGTTGTTCGACGGGCTTCCGTCGGTCCACAAACGTTCGATCCCCGACGGATTCCTTTTCCCCCTGAGGACGCCGTCGGACCTGCGGCCGCTTGTCTTTGGTGGATCAACTGGCTTTATTGTCGTTTGATGCATCGCCTTGTGGTGGTCAACCCGTGTCCCCTGCCCCACTCCGGCCCCGCGTTGCTGATTTGTAATCATACTTGCGGGATCGACCCATTTTTACTCCAAGCCGCTTGCCGACGGGTTTTGGGCTTCATGGTGGCTCGTGAATTCGCCGAACCCTGGTGGGCGCGGCCCATCATCCGAATGGTTGGCGGGATCCCCGTTCGTCGCGACGGGTCTGACCTAGCTGCCGCGCGTGAGGCGATCCGCGCGTTGAAACGAGGCCGCGTGGTGCCGATCTTTCCTGAAGGCCGGATTCTCCCTCTTTCCGGCAAGGAACTGCTGGAGGCCCGCCCCGGCGCGGCGTTTGTCGCCCTCAAGGCCGGCGTGCTGGTGATTCCCGCTTATCTGCGTGGAACACCCCCGACCAACAACGTGTTTCGGGCGTTTGTCACACCCTCGCGCGCTGAACTCCGATTCGGCCCTCCGATTCTTGCCGACCAACTCCGCGAAGGCTTGGACCCTAACCGCCGCGAACGCGACCAGCTCAACGAGGTAGCCCGACGCCTCATGAGCGCCATTGACGACCTGAGACGTCAGGCTTGGGGCGACACACTTGACTCCAACCCGAACTCGACGTTTCCTCCAGGTCTGTCCTAA
- the rpmI gene encoding 50S ribosomal protein L35, with the protein MPSIKAKTHKGIKKRFKVTGTGKVIHKRCGSSHLNSHKSGKKIRQLRRKSVITVNAVAQKLRRHLRTREVITPGRGKAAAEPATPTTESSES; encoded by the coding sequence ATGCCCTCGATCAAAGCAAAGACCCACAAGGGAATCAAAAAGCGGTTCAAAGTGACCGGCACCGGCAAGGTGATCCACAAGCGGTGTGGCTCATCGCACCTGAACAGCCACAAGAGCGGCAAGAAAATCCGCCAGCTCCGGCGCAAGTCGGTCATCACGGTCAACGCGGTCGCTCAGAAGCTGCGTCGGCACCTCCGGACTCGCGAAGTCATCACGCCGGGTCGTGGCAAGGCTGCCGCCGAACCTGCCACCCCGACGACCGAGTCATCTGAGTCTTGA
- the dps gene encoding DNA starvation/stationary phase protection protein Dps — MFPTRNDLPESTRTAMIALLNERLADAIDLRLRAKHAHWNVKGPQFIALHELFDDLADAVAELSDDLAERAVQLGGVAHGLIGQVESGSKLPAYPTKAVSGHDHVEALADALAALAKATRAAIETAEQHGDAVTVDLFTQASGVLDKQLWLLEAHLHAKN; from the coding sequence ATGTTTCCCACCCGTAATGATCTGCCTGAATCGACCCGCACCGCGATGATCGCCTTGCTCAACGAGCGGCTGGCCGACGCGATTGATCTACGTCTTCGCGCTAAGCACGCTCACTGGAATGTCAAAGGCCCACAGTTCATCGCCTTGCATGAACTGTTCGACGACCTAGCCGATGCGGTCGCGGAACTCTCCGATGATTTGGCCGAGCGAGCGGTTCAACTCGGGGGCGTGGCCCACGGATTGATCGGCCAGGTCGAGAGCGGCTCCAAGCTGCCAGCCTACCCGACCAAAGCGGTTTCGGGCCACGACCACGTGGAAGCCCTCGCCGACGCGCTGGCCGCCCTGGCCAAAGCCACCCGCGCCGCGATCGAAACCGCCGAACAACACGGCGACGCCGTGACCGTTGACCTGTTCACACAAGCCAGTGGGGTTCTCGACAAGCAACTCTGGCTCCTCGAAGCACATCTGCACGCCAAGAACTAA
- a CDS encoding TIGR02996 domain-containing protein, which produces MARQQHRGKNPSQVDWAERSHFMEAIRAAGEFDDTPVLIYADFLEEQGEPERANFIRLQVEAARSWGDSAERRRTVRRTIQELLETHAGLWRERELPLIRGLNWNHYERGLVRTITVRRLQIVVEYADTIFNAAPIDGVCLRDPPSDAFISNTLLNQTPADQLAWIEHPVWDWIQRFDFKGCELRGRLLVFVERARWPKARTLNLSGCRLEDEDLQGMAFGRWEPLTRVIRLNLNHNTFSDEGLITLAESLAHGTKMLPLEELFLAGHCESVWRPSEVPEEPPPSPSLFERLRERLSFRGSRPQETRPPRGQFHLEARGRLTKQVIPALVKLANAAPKLRTIDLSDHPALVEPEVVQPLRDSGIRVCIGMRR; this is translated from the coding sequence ATGGCCCGTCAACAACACCGAGGCAAAAATCCCTCCCAAGTCGATTGGGCCGAGCGGTCCCACTTCATGGAAGCCATTCGTGCCGCCGGTGAGTTCGATGATACGCCGGTCTTGATTTACGCCGACTTTCTAGAGGAGCAAGGCGAGCCGGAACGCGCCAACTTCATCCGTCTTCAGGTCGAAGCGGCTCGAAGTTGGGGTGACTCCGCCGAACGCCGGCGGACGGTTCGACGAACAATCCAGGAACTACTCGAAACCCACGCCGGGCTGTGGCGCGAGCGTGAACTGCCTTTGATTCGAGGGCTCAACTGGAACCATTACGAACGTGGTCTGGTGCGGACGATTACGGTTAGGCGGCTGCAAATCGTTGTCGAATACGCCGACACGATTTTCAACGCCGCCCCGATCGACGGCGTCTGCCTCCGCGATCCGCCATCCGACGCCTTCATCTCCAACACGCTCCTCAACCAAACCCCCGCCGACCAACTCGCCTGGATCGAGCATCCCGTTTGGGACTGGATTCAACGCTTCGACTTCAAAGGATGCGAGCTTCGAGGCCGCCTGCTTGTCTTCGTGGAACGAGCGCGATGGCCAAAAGCCCGGACGCTGAACCTTTCCGGCTGCCGTCTGGAGGACGAAGACCTGCAAGGCATGGCCTTCGGACGTTGGGAACCCCTCACCCGCGTGATTCGACTCAACCTGAATCACAACACCTTCTCGGACGAGGGATTGATCACGCTCGCTGAATCGCTGGCGCATGGAACCAAAATGCTTCCTCTGGAAGAATTGTTCCTTGCTGGACATTGCGAATCGGTTTGGAGGCCAAGCGAAGTTCCCGAGGAACCCCCACCCTCGCCATCCCTGTTTGAAAGACTTCGAGAGCGTCTTTCTTTTCGGGGTAGCCGTCCCCAAGAGACAAGACCTCCCAGGGGACAATTTCATCTTGAAGCCCGCGGACGTTTGACCAAGCAGGTGATTCCGGCGTTGGTCAAACTGGCCAACGCCGCGCCGAAGTTGCGTACGATCGACCTGAGCGATCATCCTGCCTTGGTTGAACCCGAGGTCGTCCAGCCGCTTAGGGATAGTGGAATTCGAGTGTGCATTGGTATGCGGCGCTAG
- the infC gene encoding translation initiation factor IF-3 yields MPNAAPDRGLRINEQIRISPIRVVSADGEMLGILPRERALELAREAGLDLVEVSPNERPPVCKIMDYGKFKYEQKKKASKNKPHQAVLKEIRVRPKTGEHDIEFKVKQARGFLADKDKVQLVVQFRGRELAHIEEGRKVMNEVLQMLEDVAKIERAPTMENRKMIAIVAPKV; encoded by the coding sequence ATGCCCAACGCGGCCCCCGATCGGGGATTGCGGATCAACGAACAGATTCGGATTTCCCCCATCCGCGTCGTCAGCGCCGACGGCGAAATGTTGGGGATTTTGCCACGGGAACGCGCCCTGGAATTGGCGCGCGAAGCCGGGCTGGACCTGGTCGAGGTCTCGCCCAACGAACGGCCGCCCGTGTGCAAAATTATGGACTACGGCAAGTTCAAGTACGAGCAGAAGAAGAAGGCCTCCAAGAACAAGCCCCATCAGGCGGTTCTCAAGGAAATTCGGGTCCGTCCCAAGACCGGAGAACACGACATCGAGTTCAAGGTCAAGCAAGCCCGCGGCTTCTTGGCCGACAAAGATAAGGTGCAGTTGGTCGTCCAATTCCGGGGGCGGGAACTGGCTCACATCGAGGAAGGGCGCAAGGTGATGAACGAGGTCCTCCAAATGCTGGAGGATGTCGCCAAAATTGAACGCGCCCCCACGATGGAAAATCGGAAGATGATCGCCATCGTGGCTCCCAAGGTGTGA
- the rplT gene encoding 50S ribosomal protein L20: MRAPKGAARNKAKKRIFKRSKGFVGGRRRLLKSAKETLLRAGVFAYRDRRTKKRQFRRLFITRLNAAARMRDLRYSELINGLKLSKCGLDRKSLSELAIFDPEVFDVIVARAREALQQAAAHRNTAKAAV; the protein is encoded by the coding sequence ATGCGCGCGCCCAAAGGTGCGGCCCGAAACAAGGCCAAGAAACGCATTTTCAAGCGGTCCAAGGGATTCGTGGGTGGTCGTCGCCGTCTGTTGAAGTCGGCCAAGGAAACCCTGTTGCGGGCAGGTGTGTTTGCCTACCGCGATCGTCGAACCAAGAAGCGTCAATTCCGCCGGTTGTTCATCACCCGGCTCAACGCCGCCGCGCGGATGCGCGACTTGCGTTATAGCGAGCTCATCAACGGGTTGAAGCTGTCGAAATGCGGTCTCGACCGCAAGAGCCTCAGCGAGTTGGCGATCTTCGATCCCGAGGTGTTCGACGTTATCGTGGCCCGCGCCCGCGAGGCGTTGCAACAGGCCGCGGCTCATCGCAATACCGCCAAAGCCGCCGTGTAA
- the pheS gene encoding phenylalanine--tRNA ligase subunit alpha — MSASPPETAPEVSQALDDLRCLEMEGRAAFEAAATPEAVEAARVDFLGMKSGRLKSAQARLKELNPAGKRIYGQAFNETKAALEQAHEAARLRVSSQRGVASRLDVTLPGTAPRLGHRHPLTQTIEELIDLFARFGFSLALGPEVEDVFHNFEALNIPETHPARDPSDNFYLNTGALLRSQTSTVQIRVMEAQRPPVRIISLGRVYRPDEMDQTHSFMFHQIEGLMVDRGVTMADLKTVLRMFCSAYLGEEVTIRFRPSFFPFTEPSVEVDMKWIGGDHWVEMGGAGMVDPNVLRAVGYDPEQVTGFAFGLGIERLCMRRHQIDDIRLFYQNDARFLRQF; from the coding sequence ATGAGTGCTTCTCCGCCTGAAACGGCTCCGGAGGTTTCCCAGGCATTAGACGATTTACGCTGCCTGGAGATGGAGGGGCGGGCCGCGTTTGAGGCGGCCGCTACCCCCGAGGCGGTTGAAGCGGCTCGGGTAGACTTTCTGGGAATGAAGTCGGGGCGGCTCAAATCGGCTCAAGCTCGCCTCAAGGAGTTGAACCCCGCTGGCAAGCGGATTTACGGTCAAGCGTTCAACGAGACCAAAGCAGCGCTGGAGCAAGCTCACGAGGCGGCTCGGCTTCGGGTGTCCTCTCAGCGCGGCGTTGCGTCGCGGCTGGACGTGACCCTGCCAGGAACAGCTCCGCGGTTGGGTCATCGTCATCCGTTGACTCAAACCATTGAAGAACTCATCGACCTGTTTGCCCGGTTCGGCTTCAGCCTGGCGCTTGGTCCGGAAGTCGAGGACGTGTTCCACAACTTCGAGGCGCTCAACATTCCCGAGACGCATCCAGCCCGCGACCCGTCCGACAACTTCTATCTCAACACCGGCGCGCTTCTAAGGTCGCAGACCAGTACGGTACAGATCCGGGTGATGGAGGCGCAACGTCCACCGGTGCGGATCATCTCGCTGGGCCGGGTGTATCGTCCCGATGAGATGGATCAAACCCATTCGTTCATGTTCCACCAGATTGAAGGGCTGATGGTCGATCGTGGGGTCACGATGGCCGACCTCAAGACGGTCCTCCGCATGTTTTGCTCCGCCTATTTGGGTGAGGAGGTGACGATTCGGTTCCGTCCCTCGTTCTTTCCCTTCACCGAACCCTCGGTGGAGGTAGATATGAAGTGGATCGGCGGCGACCACTGGGTCGAGATGGGGGGGGCGGGGATGGTCGATCCCAACGTGTTGCGGGCCGTGGGCTACGATCCGGAGCAGGTCACCGGTTTCGCGTTTGGCTTGGGGATCGAACGTCTCTGTATGCGTCGGCATCAAATCGACGACATTCGCCTGTTTTACCAAAACGACGCTCGATTTCTGCGTCAATTCTGA
- a CDS encoding ATP phosphoribosyltransferase regulatory subunit: MTADPPANVSQPNEPASSPQLAASLDDPDLEPPIEPIRGTRGWSPHSFESLEVVEEALMASFLQAGYDRLRTPVLEPVELHARKSGAAIVSKLFEVNGAEVPACLRPEFTAGIVRTFSAMEQTPTLPWRVCVSGPVFRNEAVGELAERPEPNGITQPKLREFHQVGVELLGASGPEIDAEIIWLADWSLARLGIEQRLIRLGDLSLAREVLAGAGLPPALLAPLIEMVSEGAAQGGSVRSMERGLDQLSRWAALSVSGGPDRHDEESAHASASASMSNASSTDLERMLGVALPGQAGRGRRDPAEITRRLQRKWTLARQLPAVLDRLRGGVERLHDLRGPAPTILPRLEREFGAVAPASTAAIQDLVASLADHGVDPDRIELDLGLGRGLGFYSRMVFEIVARTPRGPVELGGGGRYDGLARVLGSTRDDRGVGFALGLERVWHVLNASGRLRSSPWREPLGFLVLPDGPRRIPQAVGLAVHLRDLRQRAVLETNLHPHHPEAQARAAELGVAHVVVVRGPWRDSGSLLIQSPPAAPPRAVGLEELTALTAENPGSGPGRGSSASTATSVGLSNASNPSAATTRWTARD; the protein is encoded by the coding sequence GTGACCGCCGATCCGCCCGCCAACGTCTCCCAGCCCAACGAGCCCGCGTCCTCGCCCCAGCTTGCCGCTTCCTTGGACGACCCCGACCTGGAGCCGCCGATCGAGCCGATCCGGGGCACCCGTGGTTGGTCGCCTCATTCGTTCGAGAGTCTGGAGGTCGTCGAGGAAGCGCTCATGGCCAGCTTCCTCCAGGCCGGTTACGACCGTCTGCGAACCCCGGTATTGGAGCCGGTCGAACTCCACGCCCGCAAAAGCGGCGCGGCGATTGTTTCCAAACTCTTCGAGGTCAACGGGGCGGAGGTTCCTGCCTGCCTCCGTCCTGAGTTCACCGCCGGCATCGTGCGGACCTTCTCGGCGATGGAGCAGACGCCAACCCTGCCGTGGCGGGTCTGCGTCTCGGGTCCGGTCTTCCGCAACGAGGCAGTCGGTGAGTTGGCCGAGCGTCCCGAACCCAACGGCATCACCCAACCCAAGCTGCGCGAGTTCCACCAGGTCGGAGTCGAACTTCTAGGAGCCTCCGGTCCCGAGATCGACGCCGAAATCATCTGGCTGGCCGATTGGTCGTTAGCTCGCCTTGGGATTGAACAACGGCTCATTCGTCTGGGGGATTTGAGTCTGGCTCGCGAGGTGTTGGCTGGGGCCGGTCTGCCGCCGGCGCTGCTGGCTCCTCTGATTGAAATGGTCAGCGAAGGGGCGGCCCAGGGCGGTTCAGTGCGTTCGATGGAGCGGGGGTTGGATCAGTTGAGCCGTTGGGCCGCCCTGTCTGTGTCGGGCGGACCCGACCGGCACGACGAGGAGTCCGCCCACGCCTCGGCCTCCGCCTCCATGTCCAACGCCAGCTCGACTGACCTGGAACGGATGCTCGGCGTGGCGCTGCCCGGCCAGGCGGGCCGGGGCCGCCGCGACCCCGCCGAAATCACCCGGCGCTTGCAACGCAAGTGGACCCTGGCGCGGCAACTGCCCGCGGTGTTGGACCGTTTGCGAGGCGGCGTCGAGCGGTTGCATGATCTGAGGGGACCGGCCCCGACGATTTTGCCCCGGTTGGAGCGCGAGTTCGGCGCGGTCGCGCCGGCCTCGACGGCGGCGATTCAAGACTTAGTCGCGTCGTTGGCCGACCACGGCGTTGATCCCGACCGGATTGAACTGGACTTGGGGTTGGGTCGGGGTCTGGGCTTCTACTCGCGGATGGTCTTCGAGATCGTCGCCCGCACGCCGCGGGGTCCAGTCGAACTTGGCGGCGGAGGACGCTACGACGGCCTGGCCCGCGTGCTGGGCAGTACCCGCGACGACCGCGGGGTCGGCTTTGCCTTGGGGTTGGAGCGGGTCTGGCATGTGCTGAACGCCTCAGGACGGTTGCGGTCCTCCCCCTGGCGCGAACCGTTGGGATTCCTGGTCTTGCCCGATGGTCCCCGGCGGATTCCTCAAGCGGTCGGCCTGGCGGTTCACTTGCGTGACCTTCGCCAACGCGCGGTGCTGGAAACCAACCTTCATCCCCATCACCCCGAAGCGCAAGCCCGCGCCGCCGAACTCGGCGTGGCGCATGTGGTGGTAGTGCGGGGTCCCTGGCGCGATTCGGGTTCGCTGCTGATCCAGTCGCCCCCCGCGGCCCCGCCCCGCGCCGTTGGCCTGGAGGAACTCACCGCTTTGACCGCCGAGAACCCCGGATCGGGACCAGGTCGGGGATCCTCCGCGTCCACGGCCACCTCTGTCGGTCTCTCCAACGCCTCGAATCCGAGTGCCGCCACCACCCGCTGGACCGCGAGGGATTGA
- the hisG gene encoding ATP phosphoribosyltransferase has product MTHSSHGLLDPLDPIRLALPSKGELADGAVDLLKSAGFKVKRTSPRQYEAQIAGRPRFHVVFMRPTDIVTQVHEGRCHLGVTGGDLHAERAAQADQARIVLPDLGYGGCRLVVAVPESWVDVAHMIDLAELAHDFKTRGRAFRVSTKSPRLVRDHFHHWGIFSFQIVESDGALELHPSLGIADIIVDLTSSGTTLKDNRLKEIAEGTVLESSAVLIGHTPSLRTLLAEGDDGPLAHLLDAIEGAREAETCHHLEVVGGRPMVYGDADAEKVAAYLAARGASQIYRGEVRDEEGRIGWRVTARIAAGQVVACQRALFDLGASRIVALPTHFVFDRERPRAFDRLRAELLGSDAKPAPTATLPTAVPAPEPPAASPTGSA; this is encoded by the coding sequence ATGACCCACTCCTCCCACGGTTTGCTGGATCCGCTCGACCCGATCCGTTTGGCGCTACCCTCCAAGGGGGAACTGGCCGATGGCGCGGTTGACCTGCTCAAGTCGGCGGGCTTCAAAGTCAAACGGACCAGTCCACGTCAATACGAAGCCCAGATCGCCGGGCGGCCTCGGTTCCACGTCGTTTTCATGCGGCCCACCGACATCGTCACCCAGGTCCACGAAGGACGTTGCCACCTGGGGGTCACCGGCGGCGATCTCCACGCCGAGCGCGCCGCTCAAGCCGATCAAGCCCGAATCGTGTTGCCCGACCTGGGTTACGGCGGCTGCCGCCTGGTGGTCGCCGTGCCCGAGTCGTGGGTCGATGTGGCTCATATGATCGACCTCGCCGAACTCGCGCATGACTTCAAAACCCGCGGTCGAGCGTTCCGCGTCTCCACCAAGTCGCCCCGTCTGGTCCGCGACCATTTCCATCACTGGGGCATCTTCTCGTTCCAAATTGTGGAGTCCGACGGGGCGCTGGAACTTCACCCCTCGCTAGGCATCGCCGACATCATCGTGGACCTGACCTCCTCGGGCACCACGCTCAAGGACAACCGGCTCAAGGAAATCGCCGAGGGAACGGTGCTGGAATCCTCCGCAGTATTGATCGGTCACACGCCCAGCCTCCGAACCCTGCTGGCCGAAGGGGACGACGGCCCGCTGGCGCATCTGCTCGACGCCATCGAAGGAGCCCGCGAGGCCGAGACCTGTCACCACCTCGAAGTGGTGGGCGGCCGCCCTATGGTCTATGGAGACGCCGACGCCGAAAAAGTCGCCGCGTATCTGGCGGCCCGAGGTGCGTCGCAGATTTACCGCGGCGAGGTCCGCGACGAGGAAGGCCGGATCGGTTGGCGGGTCACCGCCCGGATCGCCGCCGGTCAGGTCGTCGCCTGCCAACGCGCTTTGTTCGATCTTGGGGCCAGTCGAATCGTGGCCCTGCCCACCCATTTCGTCTTCGACCGCGAACGTCCCCGCGCCTTCGACCGCCTACGCGCGGAGCTGCTCGGCTCAGACGCCAAACCAGCCCCAACCGCGACCCTCCCCACTGCTGTCCCCGCCCCCGAACCACCCGCGGCCAGCCCGACCGGGTCGGCTTGA